CGCGCCCGCCTTGAGGATGCCCAGCATGCCCACGATGAGGTTCGGCGAGCGCTCCACGCACAGGCCCACGCGGTCTCCGACGCGAACCCCCAGGGTCCTCAAGTGCCAGGCCACCTGGTTGGCTCGCGTGTTGATCTGCGCGTAGGTGAGGCGCTGCTCACCTGAGGTGACGGCCACCGCGGCAGGCAGGGCGTCCGCCTGCATGGCGAAGAGGGCGGTCAGCGGCAGCTCGCGCGGGAAGTCGCGGGCCGTGTCGTTCCACTCCAG
The sequence above is drawn from the Myxococcaceae bacterium JPH2 genome and encodes:
- a CDS encoding AMP-binding protein; protein product: FVGGFTYSTALFESSTVEGMARHLRQLLEAALASPETRVSDLPLMTAEERRRVLLEWNDTARDFPRELPLTALFAMQADALPAAVAVTSGEQRLTYAQINTRANQVAWHLRTLGVRVGDRVGLCVERSPNLIVGMLGILKAGA